One window from the genome of Magnolia sinica isolate HGM2019 chromosome 4, MsV1, whole genome shotgun sequence encodes:
- the LOC131243900 gene encoding laccase-7-like — protein sequence MARAMWLLVCTFMVLAFVASADVVKHTFRVGNLTVKPLCEERVVVAVNGQLPGPTISVREGDTLVVHVINESPYNLTIHWHGILQMLTGWADGPVYVTQCPILPGNSYTYRFNIIKQQGTLWWHAHVSWLRATVYGALIIHPREHRPYPFIKPHKQFPIILGEWWNANVVDLEDESRLPGAAVHVSDAYTINGRPGDLYPCANNNTYKIQVAHGKTYLLRIINAALNNELFFKIAGHNLTVVGIDALYTDPYTTDVVVLAPGQTTGVLLVANATPGSYYMAARPYATAPIPFDSTTTTAILQYKGSTSVAAPLMPVLPEFNDTPTAHKFYSNITALSGWGSELPLHVDEHMFITVGLGLEQCGQNATCTRPSASMNNASFQLPTTLSMLQAHFNGVQGIFTDDFPDTPPLVFDYTNANASQLVSTTLKSTRVKRLAYNSTVEIVFQNTAILSVENHPIHLHGFNFFVLAQGFGNYDNTTHRSMFNLVNPQKRNTIAVPVGGWAVIRFRANNPGVWLMHCHLDVHLSWGLATAFVVDNGPTPSSTLPPPPPDLPRC from the exons ATGGCACGTGCCATGTGGTTGCTAGTGTGCACTTTCATGGTGCTTGCTTTTGTGGCTTCTGCTGATGTTGTTAAGCACACATTTCGG GTCGGCAATCTGACAGTTAAACCATTATGTGAAGAGCGGGTCGTGGTTGCTGTGAATGGGCAACTCCCTGGCCCGACAATCAGTGTTCGAGAGGGCGATACACTCGTAGTTCATGTCATCAATGAGTCACCCTACAACCTAACGATACACTG GCACGGGATACTTCAAATGCTAACTGGGTGGGCTGATGGGCCAGTTTACGTGACCCAGTGTCCAATCCTTCCTGGGAACAGCTACACTTACAGATTCAACATCATTAAGCAGCAAGGGACCCTCTGGTGGCATGCCCACGTATCATGGCTTCGAGCAACCGTCTACGGCGCTCTGATCATTCATCCCAGGGAACATCGACCCTATCCTTTCATCAAACCTCATAAGCAATTCCCCATCATCTTAG GGGAGTGGTGGAACGCGAACGTGGTGGATCTAGAGGATGAGTCTCGTCTCCCTGGAGCAGCAGTGCATGTCTCTGACGCCTATACAATCAACGGAAGGCCCGGCGATCTCTACCCATGCGCCAACAACA ATACGTACAAGATCCAGGTGGCCCACGGTAAGACTTACTTGCTTCGAATCATCAACGCTGCCCTCAATAACGAACTTTTCTTCAAGATCGCTGGCCACAATCTGACGGTCGTGGGCATCGACGCCCTCTACACCGATCCGTACACCACCGACGTCGTTGTCTTGGCTCCGGGCCAGACCACAGGCGTCCTGCTCGTTGCAAATGCCACACCTGGGTCCTACTACATGGCGGCCCGCCCTTACGCTACCGCTCCCATACCGTTCGATAGCACAACCACCACCGCCATCCTCCAGTACAAAGGCTCCACGTCAGTAGCAGCGCCCCTGATGCCTGTCCTACCGGAATTCAACGACACTCCAACGGCACACAAGTTCTACAGCAACATCACCGCCCTGAGCGGTTGGGGCTCCGAGTTGCCTCTCCACGTGGACGAGCACATGTTTATAACCGTCGGATTAGGGCTCGAGCAGTGCGGACAGAATGCCACGTGTACACGTCCATCAGCGAGCATGAACAACGCGTCATTTCAACTGCCCACCACACTATCGATGCTGCAGGCGCACTTTAACGGCGTGCAGGGCATCTTCACAGACGACTTCCCAGACACGCCCCCGCTCGTGTTTGACTACACAAACGCTAACGCGAGCCAGTTGGTATCGACGACCCTTAAGTCGACACGTGTCAAGAGGCTCGCCTACAATTCGACGGTGGAGATAGTGTTTCAGAACACGGCGATACTCTCGGTGGAGAACCATCCGATCCATCTGCATGGGTTTAATTTCTTCGTGCTCGCGCAGGGGTTCGGAAATTACGATAATACCACTCACCGGAGCATGTTCAATTTGGTAAACCCGCAGAAGCGGAACACCATAGCTGTTCCCGTCGGAGGATGGGCTGTCATCAGATTCCGAGCCAACAATCCCg GTGTATGGCTGATGCATTGCCACCTGGATGTCCACCTGTCATGGGGCTTAGCAACGGCTTTCGTGGTAGATAATGGGCCCACCCCTTCGTCGACGCTACCTCCACCACCGCCCGATCTACCTCGTTGCTAG